GGCCAGCGAGgtggaaggaagaagagtgGTCTGCGATGGTCTGATGGATCACGATgcctgaagctgaaggatgGAAGAATCTCACTTGGACTCTTGGAGAAAACAACCAACGCTTGAACACGTGGGGGCACGTGCCTCTCCTTCTGTCTCAGTCTTGACTGtcgagtctggactctggattCTCACAACATTCCTCACTCCTTACCTCGTGCATGGGCCATTCCAGCTCTCATTGACAGGTCGCTGCTCGGCGGCAGGCATCGTGTTCAGCGCGCCACTACTGAGCGACTGGCGCATCAACGACAGTTTGTCACTGAAAGTCTCTACTCAGACAGCTTAACACCACCCAACTGCGAAGACTACAACCGTGTTTCATGCCAATGACTTCGAATCCGAGCGAAACCCAACCCGCCGCTGCAGTTGCGTCAGAGGCGACATGGGTTGACCGATCGAGGACCATCAATATAGCCTACACAGAAGAAACACAAGACAGCCCAAGCAGAACTCAATCGCCCGTCGACGGCCAAGCTGTCTAGAGTTGATCATGCGTTTCAGCCCCACCGGGACTTGGCTATATCCACCCGATATTTGACTATATCGCAGATCGCAAGGCCGCAGGGAGCTCGCTGATGGGCCAATTCTGCCTGATTTTCGTGGTATACTGGTCTAGATACGACTATTCGGCAGGAGTCTCGGCCTGCGGAGTCTAGACCGTGCCTGCGTTGTTCGAGGATGCCAATCTCCTAGCGGATGCTTATACGTGCCAAGACTGAAGCTTTTCTACTTGAGACACGAAACTGATGAGGAGAGACCCCCGATGGGGTATAGAATCAGGCTATTCTGAACGAGTGTGGATTATGAAACCAGCCACCAGCCCTCTGACACCATCCTGGGTTTCACCCTGACACTCGCGCGCGCCCTAGACACGGCTGTCAACAATGACATGGCCCACATGCCTTCATTAAGGGGATTCAACCGGCCAGCCTGAACAACCGGTGTTGCGGATGTTtatccagatccagaatcTCCGTTTCCAATTGACGATGGCCGTCGACTATAAAGCAGCGTGCCCCTGGACGACTTCACTTGACAGCCCCGACAGCTAACAGCCCCTCAAATCAAGCAACATCCTCAAGCAAAatggtttctttttcgaCTCTTCTTGTTGCGTGCTCTGCCGCAGTTGGAGCTTTCGCTGCTCCCTCCGACAAGAGCCTCGCTCAGCGCTCCACTGAGAGCTCCACCGGCACCAACAACGGTTACTACTACTCCTTCTGgaccgacggcggcggcgacgtgACCTACACCAATGGCGACGGAGGCTCATTCGATGTGGAATGGAACGGTGTTGGCAACTTTGTCGGTGGAAAGGGATGGAACCCAGGAAGCACCAGGTACGACTCCTTGGCCAGTTGAATTCGGAAGCTAACCGTAGCAGGACCGTCAACTTTGAGGGCACCTTCAGCCCCAACGGCAACGGCTACCTTAGCTTGTACGGCTGGACTCAGAACCCTCTGATCGAGTACTACGTTGTCGAGTCATACGGTGACTACAACCCCGGCAGTGCCGCAGAGCACAAGGGAACCGTTGAATCTGACGGCGGCACCTATGATATTTACACCGCGACTCGCGAGAACGCGCCTTCGATTGACGGCACTGCCACGTTCACTCAGTTCTGGTCAGTCCGTCAGGACAAGCGCTCATCTGGAAGCATCACCATCGGAAACCACTTTGATGCTTGGACTGGTCTCGGAATGACCCTGGGTACTCACAACTACCAGATCATGGCCGTTGAGGGCTACCAGAGCAGCGGGTCTGCTTCCATCACCGTCTCTTAGATACAAGCTCTAAGAATGCAAATGCTGGTTGaaattaaataagaagatTCAGGAATCAGGTCAATCGTCACTCGCTTCTCTCCTGTATTTCCTGCTATATGAATTACATTAGCTAGGACTAGAACTTTGAGCATTAAGTATTCACAACTTTCTGTAGGACTTGACACGACACGCCGGCATATAAGACCTGCCCTAAACACACGGACCACAGACGCCGAAACAATGCTGTTTATGCATTATTTACTATTCAACATCAATAACAACCTTTGAGAAATGCTTCTGACTTTCCAAATAGTCATACGCCTCTTTAACCTCTTTGAACCCAAATACTTTCTCATCAACCACTGGCTTAATCCCCTTCTCATCGATAAACGCATTCATCTCCTGAAACTGCACCCGAGTACCCAACAGGAACCCCCTCGTCGTACAGAGATGAACCAGCCCATCCATAACCGAGGGCACATTCTCTTCCCCAGCACCTAGCAGCCCCGTCAACGCAACAATCCCGTCAGGCCGCACGGCCTTCATCGATTGCGCCACCGTCGACGGACCACCAACGTCAACAACAAGATCAACTCCCTGGCTATCTGTCGTTAGAGATTTCGCAACTTCACCCCAGTCCGGCGTAGACACATAGTTTATGACATGGTGCGCACCCAGTGAGGAAAGCCTCTCAGCTTTAACAGACGAACTAGTCGTCGCAATGACAGTTgcaccagcagcgagagcaaACTATCATTCATCAGCACTCTTCTCCCTTGTATAGTACCGGTAAGTAACCAGGAGGAACCAAACCATACCTGCAGCGCAGCAACACTAACACCTCCACTCCCCTGCACAAGCACCGTATCGCCCTTCCCAAGCTTCCCCCGTCCAGGAAGCGCAGCGCCAAAAAGCGCATTCCACGCCGTCAGCCCCGAGCACGTTAGTGTCGCCGCCTCCCGAAATCCCAGCGTGGCAGGCATCTTCACGAGCGACGTCTCATGGAAAACAGCGTACCTCCTCATTGTCCCGTGCGCGCCGTGGCCCAGCCCGGAGCTTATATCCGGGAATGTAGTGGGTGCGTCGTCCGGTTTTCCCACTGTGAGGTGTGCGACGACTCTGTCGCCGGCAGTGAGGCGGGATACGGCGGCGCCTGTTGAGAGGATTGTTCCTGCGCCGTCGGAGCCTGGGATTAtaagggaggggagggagatgTTGAATTTTCCCTGGTGAAGTTAGCATGCTTTCACTAGACAGCAACAGTAGACAGTAGGAAGTAGGCAGTGGCAGGGTGGTTCATGTACATTCGCAATGGCCAACTCGCGATAATTCAGCGACGCGGCGTGGATCCGCACAAGGACGTCATTCGGTCCCAGAGGCGGCAGTTCGCATTCTGGGTTGAATTCGAGGCTGGAGGGTCCCGATTGTCCTGTTAGGAGCcatgctggggttgttgttgtcggtggCATCTTTATTTACTACGTAGGTACGCACGCACTGCTACTGTAGGAGTCGATTCAGGGAGTGAATGAAGGATGGTTCCGCGAGCCCCGGCGAAACGATTAATAATGGGCTGTAGAGTTCGAGTATATCCACCTTGTGGAGCCGCATTGAATCGGTATCGAATTGTTGGGTCGCTGTGAAGAAACCCGAGTCAGTTGTTTTTGTTGCGTCCACAGTGACTCGTCTTGGCACGAGTCATTAGGGCTGTGATGTAACGAACTGACGATcaatttaataattctatactaCAACAACACTCTGGCTTAATTTTGTAAATATCAAGTGTGCTATTACACCAAATGCACTAGGAGCCAAATATGTGGTCGCCGAAGTATTTTTAAACTTTCAGTGAAACCTAAAGCATACCTAGGGCTACCCAAT
This region of Aspergillus puulaauensis MK2 DNA, chromosome 5, nearly complete sequence genomic DNA includes:
- a CDS encoding glycoside hydrolase family 11 protein (CAZy:GH11;~COG:G;~EggNog:ENOG410PK7J;~InterPro:IPR001137,IPR013319,IPR033119,IPR033123, IPR018208,IPR013320;~PFAM:PF00457;~SECRETED:SignalP(1-19);~go_function: GO:0004553 - hydrolase activity, hydrolyzing O-glycosyl compounds [Evidence IEA];~go_process: GO:0005975 - carbohydrate metabolic process [Evidence IEA]); protein product: MVSFSTLLVACSAAVGAFAAPSDKSLAQRSTESSTGTNNGYYYSFWTDGGGDVTYTNGDGGSFDVEWNGVGNFVGGKGWNPGSTRTVNFEGTFSPNGNGYLSLYGWTQNPLIEYYVVESYGDYNPGSAAEHKGTVESDGGTYDIYTATRENAPSIDGTATFTQFWSVRQDKRSSGSITIGNHFDAWTGLGMTLGTHNYQIMAVEGYQSSGSASITVS
- a CDS encoding zinc-dependent alcohol dehydrogenase family protein (COG:Q;~EggNog:ENOG410PHTQ;~InterPro:IPR013154,IPR013149,IPR036291,IPR011032, IPR020843;~PFAM:PF00107,PF08240,PF13602;~go_function: GO:0016491 - oxidoreductase activity [Evidence IEA];~go_process: GO:0055114 - oxidation-reduction process [Evidence IEA]), which translates into the protein MPPTTTTPAWLLTGQSGPSSLEFNPECELPPLGPNDVLVRIHAASLNYRELAIANGKFNISLPSLIIPGSDGAGTILSTGAAVSRLTAGDRVVAHLTVGKPDDAPTTFPDISSGLGHGAHGTMRRYAVFHETSLVKMPATLGFREAATLTCSGLTAWNALFGAALPGRGKLGKGDTVLVQGSGGVSVAALQFALAAGATVIATTSSSVKAERLSSLGAHHVINYVSTPDWGEVAKSLTTDSQGVDLVVDVGGPSTVAQSMKAVRPDGIVALTGLLGAGEENVPSVMDGLVHLCTTRGFLLGTRVQFQEMNAFIDEKGIKPVVDEKVFGFKEVKEAYDYLESQKHFSKVVIDVE